The following are encoded together in the Streptomyces rapamycinicus NRRL 5491 genome:
- a CDS encoding LacI family DNA-binding transcriptional regulator gives MSARPRRITIEDVARSAGVSRQTVSRAVNDKPEIDPATRQRVLRVAQSMGYRPSRFARGMVGPRLTTLGLVIADVLNPFFPEVVSGVLAAADERGWQVAIYSTGSALERETAVARTVVDHVDACVAFLLDPGAIERIHRSGMPFVLLDNEHRPPSVSGGRIDFATGMRHAVGHLVERGHRRIAMLDDRGRPDAGGHGTRHSLFLGAAAEHGLPADESWVFPAANALDGGAAAMDDVLASGFGATAVLAYNDLIAIGAMRRARDRGVRVPEDCAFVGCDGLTLSRLVDPPLTTLTVDKELLGRAAVRQVAAQMTGAGTGETVIVPRLVVRASS, from the coding sequence ATGAGCGCCAGGCCGCGCCGCATCACCATCGAGGATGTGGCGCGCTCGGCCGGGGTGTCCCGGCAGACGGTCTCCCGCGCGGTCAACGACAAACCGGAGATCGACCCCGCCACGCGGCAGCGGGTGCTGCGGGTGGCCCAGTCGATGGGGTACCGGCCGAGCCGGTTCGCCCGTGGCATGGTCGGCCCGCGGCTCACCACACTGGGCCTGGTCATCGCGGATGTGCTCAACCCCTTCTTCCCCGAGGTGGTTTCCGGTGTGCTGGCGGCGGCCGACGAGCGCGGCTGGCAGGTCGCCATCTACAGCACCGGGTCCGCCCTGGAACGCGAGACCGCGGTGGCGCGGACCGTGGTGGACCACGTGGACGCGTGTGTCGCCTTCCTGCTCGACCCCGGCGCCATCGAGCGCATCCACCGCTCCGGTATGCCCTTCGTCCTGCTCGACAACGAGCACCGGCCGCCGAGCGTGAGCGGGGGGCGGATCGACTTCGCCACCGGTATGCGGCATGCGGTCGGCCACCTCGTGGAGCGCGGCCACCGGCGGATCGCGATGCTCGACGACCGCGGCCGCCCGGACGCCGGCGGCCACGGCACCCGTCACTCGCTGTTCCTCGGCGCCGCCGCCGAACACGGACTGCCCGCCGACGAGTCCTGGGTGTTCCCCGCGGCCAACGCCCTCGACGGCGGGGCGGCGGCCATGGATGACGTGCTGGCAAGCGGCTTCGGGGCGACGGCGGTGCTCGCGTACAACGACCTGATCGCCATCGGCGCCATGCGCCGCGCCCGCGACCGGGGCGTGCGGGTGCCGGAGGACTGCGCGTTCGTCGGGTGCGACGGGCTGACGCTGAGCCGCCTCGTGGACCCGCCGCTGACCACCCTGACCGTCGACAAGGAACTCCTCGGCCGGGCCGCGGTGCGGCAGGTCGCCGCGCAGATGACCGGCGCCGGGACGGGGGAGACGGTGATCGTGCCACGCCTGGTGGTACGCGCGTCTTCCTGA
- a CDS encoding MFS transporter, with protein MPDLAPRRRWLVLAICCMSLLIVSLDNTILNVALPSIHRDLHTSVSGLQWTVDAYTLVLASLLMLSGSTADRVGRRRTFQAGLVIFTAASLLCSLAPGLGWLVVARMLQAVGGSMLNPVAMSIISNTFTDPRERARAIGVWSGVVGISMAAGPIIGGALVESAGWRAIFWLNVPIGLAALFLTRRYVPESRAPRARRVDPVGQALVVVLLVALTYAIIESPNLGWTSPVVAGCAAAALCALLGLLWYEPRRADPLIDLRFFRSAPFSGATVIAVAAFAGLGGFLFVSSLYLQDVRQLDPLHAGLFMLPMAVMALLTAPVSGRMVASRGPRTPLLLAGAAFCASAVLQALTYSEHLSVPLLVVAYLLFGTGFGLVNAPITNTAVSGMPRSQAGVAAAVASTSRQTGQSLGVAVIGALMAGGVHTDAAAFTDAARTAWWIIAGCGAAVLVMGTLTSGRWARATAQRTAKRLAAEETRETVNA; from the coding sequence ATGCCGGATCTCGCTCCTCGGCGACGATGGCTCGTGCTGGCCATCTGCTGCATGAGCTTGCTGATCGTCAGTCTCGACAACACGATCCTGAACGTCGCCCTGCCCTCCATCCATCGCGACCTGCACACATCGGTGTCCGGGCTGCAATGGACGGTCGACGCGTACACGCTGGTGCTGGCGAGCCTGTTGATGCTCTCCGGCTCGACCGCCGACCGGGTGGGCCGTCGCCGCACGTTTCAGGCCGGGCTGGTGATCTTCACCGCGGCCTCGCTGCTGTGCAGTCTGGCTCCCGGGCTCGGCTGGCTGGTCGTCGCGCGGATGCTCCAGGCGGTCGGGGGATCGATGCTGAACCCCGTCGCCATGTCGATCATCAGCAATACCTTCACCGACCCCCGCGAACGCGCCCGCGCCATCGGTGTGTGGAGCGGTGTCGTGGGCATCAGCATGGCCGCCGGGCCGATCATCGGGGGTGCGCTGGTGGAGTCGGCCGGCTGGCGGGCGATCTTCTGGCTCAACGTGCCCATCGGCCTTGCCGCGCTCTTCCTGACCCGCAGGTATGTGCCGGAGTCCCGGGCGCCGCGGGCTCGCCGGGTGGACCCGGTCGGGCAGGCGCTCGTCGTGGTGCTGCTCGTCGCGCTGACGTACGCGATCATCGAATCGCCGAACCTGGGCTGGACCTCTCCCGTGGTCGCCGGGTGCGCCGCCGCGGCGCTGTGCGCGCTGCTGGGGCTGCTGTGGTACGAACCGAGGCGCGCCGACCCGCTCATCGACCTGCGGTTCTTCCGTTCCGCGCCGTTCTCGGGCGCCACCGTGATCGCGGTCGCCGCGTTCGCCGGTCTGGGTGGCTTCCTGTTCGTCAGCTCTCTGTACCTCCAGGATGTGCGGCAACTCGATCCGCTGCACGCCGGGTTGTTCATGCTGCCCATGGCGGTCATGGCGCTGCTGACCGCGCCCGTATCGGGCCGCATGGTGGCCTCGCGGGGGCCGCGTACTCCGCTGCTGCTCGCCGGGGCGGCGTTCTGCGCGAGCGCCGTGCTCCAGGCGCTCACCTACTCCGAGCACCTTTCGGTACCCCTGCTGGTCGTCGCGTATCTGCTCTTCGGCACCGGCTTCGGGCTGGTCAACGCGCCCATCACCAACACCGCCGTCTCCGGGATGCCCCGTTCGCAGGCCGGTGTCGCGGCCGCGGTGGCCTCCACCAGCCGGCAGACCGGCCAGTCCCTCGGGGTGGCCGTCATCGGTGCCCTCATGGCCGGGGGAGTGCACACGGACGCGGCGGCCTTCACGGACGCGGCACGCACGGCATGGTGGATCATCGCGGGCTGCGGTGCCGCGGTGCTGGTCATGGGTACGCTCACTTCCGGCCGCTGGGCCCGGGCAACGGCCCAGCGCACGGCGAAGCGGCTCGCCGCCGAGGAGACCAGGGAGACAGTGAACGCCTGA
- a CDS encoding alpha/beta hydrolase: MRRRGLAPLLAVGVTATLAPALATSTAGAAQTGTAQAAAPVSATASALDPYVKQKPKWQRCEADKPAEYQCATIKVPLDYRAPGGKRIDMAISRIKATTPDKRHGVLLANPGGPGGPGLDMPLQMKDMLPESARQKYDLIGFDPRGVGRSTPVTCGLEPEEENWLRPYKEATFDKDVAWARDVARKCREKSGATLKHITTRNTARDMDLLRAILGEKKLSYFGYSYGTYLGAVYTQLFPSRADRVVVDSAVDPARAWRKMIQWWAEGAEPAFDRWTEWAAARSGKYGLGDTPKKVDRTFWDLVQRANDKPIEMDGEKYTGDDVRSMMRGAVFSVREGTDLVVELKKAAAGKPASAKKLPDPAGTPRLAAGSAGVPSDNMTASFWAVVCNDNSAAWSRDPESYRRDAIEDKGRYPLYGDFASSIKPCAFWDRSVERATVVNNKVGSLVVQNEWDSQTPLPSGQALHADLKGSRMLTVLGGEGHGVYPSGNACTDGTVADYLTTGKLPAKDVTCEATGDSNGGAQEDRKRDARPGAPLPQRSPDRF, translated from the coding sequence GTGCGTAGACGAGGTCTCGCGCCGCTGTTGGCCGTCGGTGTCACCGCGACGCTGGCTCCCGCGCTCGCCACCTCCACGGCCGGCGCCGCCCAGACCGGCACCGCCCAGGCCGCCGCCCCGGTGTCCGCCACCGCGAGCGCCCTGGACCCGTACGTCAAGCAGAAGCCGAAGTGGCAGCGGTGCGAGGCCGACAAACCGGCGGAGTACCAGTGCGCGACGATCAAGGTGCCGCTGGACTACCGGGCTCCCGGCGGCAAGCGGATCGACATGGCCATATCCCGGATCAAGGCCACCACACCGGACAAGCGGCACGGCGTCCTGCTCGCCAACCCCGGCGGCCCCGGCGGACCGGGGCTCGACATGCCGCTGCAGATGAAGGACATGCTGCCCGAGTCCGCGCGGCAGAAGTACGACCTCATCGGCTTCGACCCGCGCGGGGTGGGCCGGTCCACGCCCGTCACCTGCGGTCTGGAGCCGGAGGAGGAGAACTGGCTGCGGCCGTACAAGGAGGCGACGTTCGACAAGGACGTCGCCTGGGCGCGGGATGTCGCGCGCAAGTGCCGTGAGAAGTCCGGCGCCACGCTGAAGCACATCACCACGCGCAACACGGCGCGCGACATGGATCTGCTCCGGGCGATCCTCGGCGAGAAGAAGCTCTCGTACTTCGGCTACTCGTACGGCACGTACCTCGGCGCGGTCTACACCCAGCTGTTCCCGAGCCGGGCCGACCGGGTCGTGGTGGACAGCGCGGTCGATCCGGCGCGGGCCTGGCGGAAGATGATCCAGTGGTGGGCGGAGGGTGCCGAGCCCGCGTTCGACCGGTGGACCGAGTGGGCCGCCGCGCGTTCCGGGAAGTACGGCCTCGGCGACACCCCGAAGAAGGTCGACCGGACGTTCTGGGACCTGGTCCAGCGGGCGAACGACAAGCCCATCGAGATGGACGGGGAGAAGTACACCGGCGATGACGTCCGGAGCATGATGCGCGGCGCGGTCTTCAGCGTGCGGGAGGGCACCGACCTGGTCGTGGAGCTGAAGAAGGCCGCGGCCGGCAAGCCGGCCTCCGCGAAGAAGCTCCCGGATCCGGCCGGAACGCCACGCCTGGCCGCCGGCTCCGCCGGTGTACCGAGCGACAACATGACCGCGAGCTTCTGGGCCGTGGTGTGCAACGACAACTCGGCCGCCTGGTCCCGCGACCCCGAGAGCTATCGGCGGGACGCCATCGAGGACAAGGGCCGCTACCCGCTCTACGGCGACTTCGCGTCCAGCATCAAGCCCTGCGCGTTCTGGGACAGGTCGGTCGAGCGGGCCACCGTCGTGAACAACAAGGTCGGCTCGCTGGTCGTGCAGAACGAGTGGGACTCCCAGACCCCGCTGCCGAGCGGTCAGGCCCTGCACGCCGATCTGAAGGGTTCGAGGATGCTGACCGTCCTCGGCGGCGAGGGCCACGGCGTCTACCCGAGCGGCAACGCGTGCACGGACGGCACGGTGGCGGACTACCTGACCACCGGCAAGCTGCCGGCGAAGGACGTGACCTGCGAGGCGACGGGCGACTCGAACGGCGGCGCCCAGGAGGACCGGAAGCGGGACGCCCGTCCCGGGGCCCCGCTTCCGCAGCGCTCCCCGGACCGCTTCTGA
- a CDS encoding glycoside hydrolase family 28 protein → MHPRPSRRAALRTGGLLAAGTLFPPLSAEQAYAATSHTGAATPHTGTEAPRTGAAAAYTGAWRAVPGILARIRPPAFPRRTFRVTDYGAVGDGRTMNTAAFRAAIAACHRAGGGHVVVPEGRFLTGAIHLRSRVDLHVTAGATIAFSPDPRDFLPVVLTRWEGTECYNYSPFVYAYGERDVAVTGRGTLDGQARLGPWESWYRDSGPQGADQKLLREMGSTGVPVARRVFGDGHHLRPKMVQFYRCRNVLVSGLTIVDPPMWTVHPVLSSNVTVRDVTVDSTLYNTDGCDPECCSDVLITGCRFNTNDDCVAVKSGRDEDGHRVGVPSRNIVVRDCRFSGRWGGMTVGSEMSGGVRDVFAEDCEINPPDFPGRYPVKYALYVKANKKRGGSIDGVHIRNFTGQGVERDIAFVTMDYNGGEDGTLPVSVRNIHLDRMEIDGAQTVLRLVGLETDHLSGVHLSRSTFTGVRDPDSVAHTDDLTFRRVFVNGQEVPQP, encoded by the coding sequence ATGCACCCGAGACCTTCCCGCCGCGCGGCGCTGCGCACCGGCGGTCTGCTGGCGGCGGGCACGCTGTTCCCTCCCCTGTCGGCGGAGCAGGCGTACGCGGCCACTTCGCACACCGGAGCGGCCACTCCGCACACGGGCACGGAAGCTCCGCGCACCGGCGCGGCCGCCGCCTACACCGGGGCGTGGCGCGCGGTGCCGGGGATCCTGGCCCGGATCAGGCCGCCCGCCTTCCCCCGGCGCACGTTCAGGGTCACCGACTACGGCGCGGTCGGCGACGGGCGGACGATGAACACCGCGGCGTTCCGGGCCGCCATCGCCGCCTGCCACCGCGCGGGCGGCGGCCATGTCGTCGTCCCCGAGGGCCGCTTCCTCACCGGTGCGATCCATCTGCGCAGCCGGGTGGACCTGCATGTCACCGCGGGCGCCACCATCGCCTTCAGCCCCGATCCGCGCGACTTCCTGCCGGTGGTGCTCACCCGCTGGGAGGGCACCGAATGCTACAACTACTCGCCCTTCGTCTACGCGTACGGCGAGCGGGACGTGGCGGTCACCGGCCGCGGCACGCTCGACGGGCAGGCCCGGCTCGGGCCGTGGGAGAGCTGGTACCGCGACAGCGGACCGCAGGGAGCCGACCAGAAGCTGCTGCGCGAGATGGGCTCCACGGGGGTGCCGGTGGCGCGGCGCGTCTTCGGCGACGGCCACCATCTGCGGCCGAAGATGGTGCAGTTCTACCGCTGCCGCAACGTCCTGGTCAGCGGCCTGACCATCGTCGATCCGCCGATGTGGACCGTACATCCGGTGCTGTCGAGCAACGTCACCGTGCGCGACGTCACCGTGGACAGCACGCTCTACAACACCGACGGGTGCGACCCCGAGTGCTGCTCCGATGTGCTCATCACCGGCTGCCGGTTCAACACCAACGACGACTGCGTGGCCGTCAAGTCCGGCCGGGACGAGGACGGCCACCGGGTCGGTGTGCCGAGCAGGAACATCGTCGTGCGCGACTGCCGGTTCTCCGGCCGCTGGGGCGGGATGACGGTCGGCAGCGAGATGTCCGGCGGGGTGCGTGACGTCTTCGCCGAGGACTGTGAGATCAACCCCCCGGACTTCCCCGGCCGTTACCCCGTCAAGTACGCGCTGTACGTCAAGGCGAACAAGAAGCGCGGTGGTTCCATCGACGGTGTGCACATCCGGAACTTCACCGGGCAGGGCGTGGAGCGTGACATCGCCTTCGTGACCATGGACTACAACGGTGGCGAGGACGGGACACTGCCGGTGTCCGTGCGGAACATCCACCTGGACCGGATGGAGATCGACGGCGCCCAGACCGTGTTGCGGCTGGTCGGCCTGGAGACCGACCATCTGAGCGGGGTGCACCTCTCCCGCTCCACCTTCACCGGCGTCCGCGACCCCGACAGCGTCGCCCACACCGACGACCTGACCTTCCGGCGGGTGTTCGTCAACGGCCAGGAGGTGCCCCAACCCTGA
- a CDS encoding MarR family winged helix-turn-helix transcriptional regulator — protein sequence MERPHDNEPHEPHEGDERDERDVETVRTAARAWLGLNTLLMERYNRRKAVAESLGMSFSRVRALRRVAAGPITLRELAERLGADPPYTSVIVDDLVRRGLAERITNPADRRSKLVHLTEDGKALAARAVAILTTPPDALLALPIEDIQALDRVVAKLLD from the coding sequence ATGGAGCGCCCACATGACAACGAGCCGCACGAGCCGCACGAGGGAGACGAGCGGGACGAGCGGGACGTCGAGACCGTCAGGACCGCGGCCCGCGCCTGGCTGGGGCTGAACACGCTCCTGATGGAGCGTTACAACCGCCGCAAGGCGGTCGCGGAGAGCCTCGGCATGAGCTTCAGCCGCGTCAGGGCGCTGCGCCGGGTCGCGGCCGGTCCGATCACCCTTCGCGAACTGGCCGAGCGGCTGGGCGCCGACCCGCCCTACACCTCCGTCATCGTCGACGACCTCGTACGGCGCGGCCTCGCCGAACGCATCACCAACCCGGCCGACCGCCGGTCCAAGCTGGTCCATCTCACCGAGGACGGCAAGGCGCTGGCCGCCCGTGCCGTCGCGATCCTCACCACCCCACCCGACGCCCTGCTCGCCCTGCCGATCGAGGACATCCAGGCGCTCGACCGGGTGGTGGCCAAGCTCCTCGACTGA
- a CDS encoding VOC family protein: MVSVLQNVAIDCADAYELARFWSGVTGRPLHPEDGPGDRETQVLLAEGPVLHFNQVPEAKTIKNRIHLCLRPETSRDQEVDRLLGLGATFVADHRNPDGSGWAILADPEGNEFCEPP; the protein is encoded by the coding sequence ATGGTCTCGGTATTGCAGAACGTGGCGATTGACTGTGCGGACGCCTATGAGCTGGCCCGGTTCTGGAGCGGGGTGACCGGCCGTCCGCTGCATCCGGAGGACGGACCGGGTGACCGGGAGACTCAGGTGCTGCTGGCGGAGGGACCAGTGCTGCACTTCAACCAGGTGCCCGAGGCCAAGACGATCAAGAACCGGATCCATCTGTGCCTGCGCCCTGAGACCTCGCGCGATCAGGAGGTGGACCGGCTGCTGGGCCTCGGCGCCACCTTTGTCGCCGATCACCGAAATCCCGATGGGTCGGGCTGGGCAATCCTCGCTGATCCCGAAGGCAACGAATTCTGCGAGCCGCCATGA
- a CDS encoding alpha-L-fucosidase, translating to MPTPRIPLRPIHIPAARAAGAARTARAARAPRSRWRALCAAVVLALAIGLLATPAQAEVQHPRQEWLRQSTAGLFLHWGMFTTPQHRDCATWERDVTEGGWNADYWVDEARKLGASYIVLATFHSRLGYARPWPSKVPGSCATERDLLGELVAAAKAKGVHIILYMTDDPQWHNESGTETLDSAAYSKYKGKQVDLTTRRGFGMYSYDLFLEVMDKYPDLSGFWIDNDNEYWEENGLYEKIRERRPDWLLSNNNEDTPIMDTVSNEQKTGMTPAYDYPAAVTVPMPRLTEADYKLPTTGEWWYDGGDHEVDARLSTGRYITNAGSSIKSLMAETLMVNGQLPAQQEEFNDFMGKWVEPIRESVYGVEGGGYMYGGMQPGFWNDGAHGVVTVGRGENGDRTQYVHVVTRPRTDMVRLGDNGYTVRRVTDLRTGEAMRFSQSGGRLSILGIEDWDPYDTVFKVETDGRRPLYPQSGVGATATSARTGHPAADLADGDYETYWDSDGELPVSATLDLGARKHATALAVNQREWSPTHARSSFGRPEDSARIKDYRVYASGDGKRWSRVRSGTLPSARGVRTIDIGDRTARYLKLEVRSLWGGPQAPEFHKQLRIDEIQVAYGRSKTTRTALPLEAEARQNRPTGGAHSVACGACSGGRRVDGLGRGPRDSVTYRDVRVPEQGDYRLQLDHTAAADSSLSVSVNGAAPVEVPVAADSPEVPESTAVSVPLKAGANTVKVFSTARRGPGLDRIAVAPLPPASYTPKTTLTVRPHGLQWAGPGQRSLTVTATLRLDDDEQLDNVSLAPRLPAGWTADGGPVTARSLRLGETVRGTWTVTSPPGQDAGSADIPVTADYALLGRQKSVSDQVRVRPLPEGRIWAREAEDSANQFGSTGITGCGPCSGAEKVRNIGGGEQAAMVFPDVVVPDGGEHTLHLDYTVNGTRSFQVSVNGGPAAKVTVTDTGNTTPRTTSLPVTLKPGANTIRISNDTESAPDLDRISVS from the coding sequence ATGCCCACGCCGAGGATCCCGCTCCGCCCCATCCACATCCCCGCGGCCCGCGCCGCCGGTGCTGCCCGCACCGCACGCGCCGCCCGCGCCCCCCGCTCCCGGTGGCGCGCGCTGTGCGCGGCGGTCGTACTCGCCCTGGCCATCGGCCTCCTGGCCACGCCCGCCCAGGCCGAGGTCCAGCACCCCCGGCAGGAGTGGCTGCGCCAGTCCACCGCCGGGCTCTTCCTGCACTGGGGCATGTTCACCACCCCCCAGCACCGCGACTGCGCCACCTGGGAGCGCGATGTCACCGAGGGCGGCTGGAACGCCGACTACTGGGTGGACGAGGCGCGCAAACTCGGCGCCTCGTACATCGTGCTCGCGACCTTCCACAGCAGGCTGGGCTACGCCCGCCCCTGGCCCTCGAAGGTCCCCGGCAGCTGTGCCACCGAGCGCGATCTGCTCGGCGAGCTCGTGGCCGCGGCCAAGGCCAAGGGCGTGCACATCATCCTCTACATGACCGACGACCCGCAGTGGCACAACGAGTCGGGCACCGAGACGCTGGATTCGGCCGCCTACTCGAAGTACAAGGGCAAGCAGGTGGACCTGACCACACGCCGTGGCTTCGGCATGTACAGCTACGACCTGTTCCTCGAGGTCATGGACAAGTACCCGGATCTGTCGGGGTTCTGGATCGACAACGACAACGAGTACTGGGAGGAGAACGGGCTCTACGAGAAGATCCGCGAACGCCGGCCGGACTGGCTGCTGAGCAACAACAACGAAGACACGCCGATCATGGACACGGTCAGCAATGAGCAGAAGACCGGCATGACCCCGGCGTACGACTACCCCGCCGCCGTGACCGTCCCCATGCCCCGGCTGACCGAGGCCGACTACAAGCTGCCGACCACCGGCGAATGGTGGTACGACGGCGGTGACCACGAGGTCGACGCCCGGCTCAGCACCGGCCGTTACATCACCAACGCGGGCTCCTCCATCAAGTCGCTCATGGCCGAGACACTCATGGTGAACGGTCAACTCCCCGCCCAGCAGGAGGAGTTCAACGACTTCATGGGCAAGTGGGTCGAGCCCATCCGGGAGTCGGTGTACGGCGTCGAGGGCGGCGGCTACATGTACGGCGGTATGCAGCCCGGCTTCTGGAACGACGGCGCCCACGGCGTGGTCACCGTGGGCCGGGGCGAGAACGGCGACCGCACCCAGTATGTGCACGTGGTCACCCGGCCCCGCACCGACATGGTGCGGCTGGGCGACAACGGCTACACCGTGCGCCGGGTCACCGATCTGCGCACCGGCGAGGCGATGCGCTTCAGCCAGTCCGGCGGCCGGCTGTCGATCCTCGGCATCGAGGACTGGGATCCGTACGACACCGTCTTCAAGGTCGAGACCGACGGCCGACGGCCCCTCTACCCGCAGTCGGGCGTCGGCGCCACCGCCACGTCCGCGCGCACCGGCCACCCGGCGGCCGACCTCGCCGACGGCGACTACGAGACCTACTGGGACAGCGACGGCGAACTGCCCGTCTCCGCCACCCTCGACCTCGGCGCGCGCAAGCACGCCACGGCGCTGGCGGTGAACCAGCGCGAGTGGTCCCCGACGCACGCCCGGTCGTCCTTCGGCCGCCCCGAGGACTCCGCGCGCATCAAGGACTACCGCGTCTACGCCAGCGGCGACGGCAAGCGCTGGTCGCGGGTGCGCTCGGGCACCCTGCCCAGTGCGCGCGGGGTGCGCACCATCGACATCGGCGACCGCACCGCCCGCTATCTGAAGCTGGAGGTGCGCAGCCTGTGGGGCGGTCCGCAGGCACCCGAGTTCCACAAGCAGCTGCGCATCGACGAGATCCAGGTGGCGTACGGCCGCTCGAAGACCACCCGTACCGCACTGCCGCTGGAGGCCGAGGCTCGGCAGAACCGGCCGACGGGCGGGGCCCACTCCGTGGCGTGCGGCGCCTGCTCGGGCGGCCGGCGCGTGGACGGCCTCGGCCGCGGACCGCGCGACTCCGTGACGTACCGCGATGTGCGCGTACCCGAACAGGGTGACTACCGGCTCCAGTTGGACCACACCGCCGCGGCCGACTCCTCCCTGTCGGTGAGTGTCAACGGCGCGGCACCGGTCGAGGTGCCCGTGGCCGCGGACAGCCCCGAGGTGCCGGAGAGCACGGCGGTGTCCGTACCGCTCAAGGCCGGTGCCAATACGGTGAAGGTGTTCAGCACCGCCCGCCGTGGCCCCGGTCTGGACCGGATCGCGGTGGCCCCGCTGCCCCCGGCCTCGTACACCCCCAAGACCACGCTCACCGTACGGCCCCACGGTCTGCAGTGGGCCGGGCCCGGGCAGCGGTCCCTCACCGTCACGGCGACGCTCCGGCTGGACGACGACGAACAGCTCGACAACGTCAGCCTCGCGCCCCGGCTGCCCGCCGGCTGGACCGCGGACGGCGGGCCGGTCACGGCGCGGTCGCTGCGGCTCGGCGAGACGGTGCGGGGCACCTGGACCGTCACCTCCCCGCCGGGCCAGGACGCCGGGTCGGCCGACATCCCCGTCACAGCGGACTACGCGCTGCTCGGCCGGCAGAAGTCCGTCTCGGACCAGGTCCGGGTACGGCCACTGCCCGAAGGCCGGATATGGGCGCGGGAGGCGGAGGACTCGGCCAACCAGTTCGGCAGCACGGGCATCACCGGCTGCGGACCCTGCTCCGGGGCCGAGAAGGTGCGCAACATCGGTGGCGGCGAGCAGGCGGCCATGGTGTTCCCCGATGTGGTCGTCCCCGACGGCGGGGAGCACACGCTGCACCTGGACTACACGGTCAACGGCACCCGCTCGTTCCAGGTGAGCGTCAACGGCGGCCCGGCGGCCAAGGTGACGGTGACCGACACCGGGAACACCACACCACGTACCACCTCCCTCCCCGTCACCCTGAAGCCCGGCGCCAACACCATCAGGATCTCCAACGACACCGAGTCCGCGCCCGACCTGGACCGGATCTCCGTCAGCTAG
- a CDS encoding helix-turn-helix domain-containing protein, whose amino-acid sequence MANEHLGRTLRRLRRLAALTQEELAERSVVSVDVIRQLEQGRKHSARLPTLHALANGLGVELTTLLGDPPAVSSTGENDGPRFVAVRRAIMPALWGPEPEPPGPDFSLDRLREQIADGWTQYHAAEFETVMKSLPELISDAHTATASGDDADRRAGFAALGKVLQLAGHVAVRMGKTDLALTSLERAVDAAGQSSDPLLLPMIVNSMAWTYQRQGRLEDALGIALRAADDMTNAVHTGTADGLKVWGALTMSAATSAARSGDYERAAAMMETAEKEAVRVSKLSESGDNRMVSVFSPSSVRIERVRLAVQYGHPEEALKLAKGMRLSKDTPPSWRTWLLLDVARAHTDVGDAGGAVNTLESLRRVAPTWMQHHTLAVAIVRDLWALPNHPPGLRPLAEFLGVGE is encoded by the coding sequence GTGGCAAACGAACACCTGGGGCGGACACTGCGCCGGCTGCGCCGTCTGGCCGCCCTGACGCAAGAAGAACTGGCCGAGCGTTCCGTCGTGTCCGTCGATGTGATCCGTCAGCTCGAACAGGGGCGGAAGCACTCGGCACGCCTCCCCACGCTGCACGCGCTGGCGAACGGTCTCGGTGTGGAGCTGACCACCCTCCTGGGTGACCCTCCTGCGGTCTCCTCGACAGGCGAGAACGATGGGCCGCGCTTCGTGGCCGTGCGCCGCGCCATCATGCCCGCGCTCTGGGGACCGGAGCCGGAGCCGCCCGGGCCCGACTTCTCGTTGGACCGTCTGCGCGAGCAGATCGCGGACGGTTGGACCCAGTATCACGCCGCAGAGTTCGAGACGGTGATGAAGTCATTGCCGGAATTGATCTCGGATGCGCACACTGCCACGGCCTCGGGCGACGACGCCGACCGCAGGGCGGGTTTCGCGGCTCTGGGCAAGGTGCTTCAGCTCGCAGGGCATGTCGCCGTGCGGATGGGCAAGACGGACCTTGCCCTGACGAGCCTGGAGCGCGCGGTAGACGCTGCGGGACAGTCCTCCGATCCGCTGCTTCTGCCGATGATCGTCAACTCCATGGCATGGACCTACCAGCGGCAGGGACGACTGGAGGACGCGTTGGGCATCGCGCTCCGTGCCGCCGACGACATGACGAACGCTGTCCACACCGGGACGGCTGACGGCCTGAAGGTGTGGGGAGCGTTGACCATGAGCGCGGCCACGTCGGCCGCGAGAAGTGGCGACTACGAGCGCGCGGCGGCGATGATGGAGACGGCAGAGAAGGAAGCCGTTCGGGTCTCGAAGCTGTCCGAAAGCGGTGACAACCGCATGGTCAGCGTCTTCAGCCCATCGTCGGTCCGGATCGAACGTGTCCGTCTTGCTGTCCAGTATGGGCACCCCGAAGAGGCCTTGAAGCTGGCCAAGGGTATGCGCTTGTCGAAGGATACCCCGCCGTCCTGGCGGACGTGGCTGCTGCTGGACGTGGCCCGAGCCCACACGGACGTAGGGGACGCGGGGGGAGCCGTGAATACCCTGGAGTCCCTGCGCCGGGTGGCGCCGACGTGGATGCAGCACCACACGTTGGCCGTGGCCATCGTGCGCGACCTGTGGGCGTTGCCCAACCACCCGCCAGGGCTGCGCCCACTGGCTGAGTTCCTGGGGGTTGGCGAATAG